A window of the Helianthus annuus cultivar XRQ/B chromosome 4, HanXRQr2.0-SUNRISE, whole genome shotgun sequence genome harbors these coding sequences:
- the LOC110932846 gene encoding uncharacterized protein LOC110932846, giving the protein MAGGEGDPPLPGVDTHFRPTIFRNPSPIVTPVLNGRVFEIRPQYLAILPTFRGVASDEPYTHLIDYATICSTIGKQGFTPDEVKLRVFQFSLKDSAKQWFSTLPSDSIRTWDEMQRTFLEEYYPMSKTSEARNAIKSFSQHVGETFHEAFKRFNEMFRMCPHHDIPKWDLVKNFYDGLVTEDQKVVFACSSGTFLTHDENYEWNFLETLSKGLKTQASADRSVKPHQIKVVNDQPSNERFDALEKKIDMICQKMGRDVSLVSQVQELCEICGDMGHVAFDCPMNFGSSEEVNQVHGERNMNSNTYHPGLQNHPNFRYGNPANLMNPNFQGSSQQGGQQQFQPRQQNFQGNYQRGQFNQGFNQGGYQQGIPQQQGYSRNYQQGQSQNQNQNQGQASSSQGNANNEGSTKLDEILGILKGVVQEQEVQGIVEDVSDEPESDHEIDSNSTNVQPNKIPESLTNQNVLNKESIKAMDKGMEANTVPYPSALVSSSKTSSFGKKGPQAEEMWETFRQVKINLPLIDAIRQIPSYAKFLKDLCTQKRQHKLPKKLDLTANVSAILSNSLPQKLKDPGAPLISIQVGDVGIERALLDLGASVSILPGSLYDQHDFGPLKQTDITVVMADLSPKLPRGMLHDVIVKIQDFYYPVDFLVLDSTSKHIDKQANVILGRPFLATANAQVGCRDGTVDLTFGNRKLRLNVFANVTNPSVESDCFVADVIDGCVQTYTSCVEEDNNTKEKNFVYDRDALEEIRSMMDEECPEAVMAIEDGRPPWTLQVESLPEHIDSKLKPSLEESPKVELKELPKHLKYAFLGEGQTLPVIIASNLQPEQEHALVEVLSKHKSAIGWTIADLKGI; this is encoded by the exons ATGGCAGGTGGCGAAGGTGACCCACCACTACCCGGAGTAGACACTCATTTCAGGCCGACGATCTTTAGAAACCCATCTCCAATTGTTACACCGGTTTTAAATGGGAGAGTATTTGAAATCCGGCCTCAGTACTTGGCTATTTTACCAACCTTTAGGGGAGTTGCATCAGACGAGCCTTACACACATTTGATTGACTATGCAACAATATGTAGCACCATTGGGAAACAAGGCTTTACACCCGACGAGGTAAAATTACGTGTTTTTCAATTTTCACTCAAGGATAGTGCTAAACAATGGTTTTCAACTTTACCATCCGATAGTATTCGAACATGGGATGAAATGCAAAGAACTTTTCTTGAGGAATACTATCCGATGAGTAAAACTAGTGAAGCTCGAAATGCTATCAAATCTTTTAGTCAACATGTTGGGGAAACATTTCATGAAGCCTTCAAACGTTTTAATGAGATGTTTAGAATGTGTCCTCATCATGACATCCCTAAATGGGATTTGGTCAAAAATTTTTATGATGGTTTAGTTACCGAGGATCAAAAAGTTGTCTTTGCATGTAGCAGTGGAACCTTTTTGACTCATGATGAGAATTATGAATGGAACTTTTTAGAAACTTTAAGTAAAGGTTTAAAAACTCAAGCTTCCGCTGATCGAAGTGTTAAACCACACCAAATTAAAGTTGTAAATGACCAACCTAGTAATGAGAGGTTTGATGCATTAGAAAAGAAAATTGATATGATCTGCCAAAAGATGGGAAGGGATGTTTCTCTTGTTTCGCAGGTACAAGAGTTATGTGAAATATGTGGAGATATGGGGCATGTTGCTTTTGATTGCCCTATGAATTTTGGAAGTAGTGAAGAAGTTAATCAAGTACATGGGGAAAGGAATATGAATTCTAACACGTATCATCCCGGATTGCAGAATCATCCAAATTTCCGATATGGCAACCCCGCTAATCTAATGAATCCTAACTTTCAAGGATCAAGTCAACAAGGTGGACAACAACAATTTCAGCCCCGTCAACAAAACTTTCAAGGTAACTATCAAAGGGGGCAATTCAATCAAGGCTTCAATCAAGGTGGGTACCAACAAGGAATACCTCAACAACAAGGGTACTCAAGAAATTACCAACAAggtcaaagtcaaaatcaaaatcaaaatcaaggccaagcaagttCGTCACAAGGAAATGCAAACAATGAAGGTTCAACCAAGTTAGATGAGATTTTAGGAATCTTGAAAGGGGTGGTGCAAGAACAAGAAGTTCAAG GTATAGTGGAGGATGTTAGTGATGAACCTGAAAGTGATCATGAAATTGATTCAAACTCCACTAATGTCCAACCCAACAAAATTCCTGAAAGCTTAACAAACCAAAATGTTTTGAACAAAGAATCAATTAAGGCAATGGATAAGGGCATGGAGGCTAATACCGTCCCATATCCCTCTGCTTTAGTAAGTTCATCAAAAACATCATCCTTTGGGAAAAAGGGGCCCCAAGCTGAAGAAATGTGGGAAACTTTTCGTCAAGTGAAAATAAATTTGCCTTTAATTGATGCAATTCGTCAAATCCCATCCTATGCAAAATTTTTGAAAGATTTATGTACTCAGAAAAGACAACATAAATTACCAAAGAAACTTGATTTGACAGCTAATGTAAGTGCAATTTTATCAAATTCTCTCCCACAAAAACTTAAGGATCCCGGGGCACCCCTCATCTCCATCCAAGTGGGTGATGTTGGCATTGAACGAGCACTGTTAGATTTGGGAGCAAGTGTTAGCATTCTCCCAGGGAGTTTATATGACCAACATGACTTTGGTCCACTTAAACAAACTGACATTACTGTGGTAATGGCTGATTTATCACCTAAGCTCCCTAGAGGAATGCTACATGATGTAATTGTGAAAATTCAAGACTTTTATTATCCCGTCGATTTCTTAGTGCTTGATTCTACATCAAAACACATAGATAAACAAGCTAATGTGATTCTGGGAAGACCTTTCTTGGCTACAGCCAATGCTCAAGTTGGTTGTAGGGATGGGACAGTGGACCTCACTTTTGGGAATAGGAAATTGAGATTAAATGTGTTTGCTAATGTTACTAACCCATCTGTTGAAAGTGATTGTTTTGTAGCGGATGTCATTGATGGTTGTGTCCAAACTTACACTTCATGTGTAGAGGAGGATAACAACACCAAAGAAAAGAATTTTGTTTATGACAGGGATGCTTTGGAAGAAATTAGAAGCATGATGGATGAGGAATGCCCGGAAGCAGTTATGGCAATTGAAGATGGGAGGCCACCATGGACCTTGCAAGTAGAAAGCCTTCCTGAGCATATTGATTCAAAGCTCAAGCCATCTCTTGAAGAATCACCAAAGGTAGAGTTAAAAGAGTTGCCTAAACACTTGAAGTATGCATTTTTGGGCGAAGGGCAAACTTTACCGGtgattattgcttcaaacttGCAACCCGAGCAAGAACATGCATTAGTGGAAGTATTGTCAAAGCACAAATCGGCTATTGGATGGACCATAGCTGATTTGAAAGGAATTTAA
- the LOC118491703 gene encoding uncharacterized protein LOC118491703: protein MLSLKRFLCKNGKLNWMISIILGWLKDFERLGWLAALTFNNKDNPEVYQEEIIEWMSTLRKVEGDNHPWDTKLIGTVNKTEVTMSMKSLLKIAPFDTLPQAQYETHPDNYICLDIKQAKGPEWAEMLETLFEVPLEQFSESMPLKASDLKPLPRLISKIFTWNIISRRSDKAKVRHCDVRVLYALVTGKPIFPFRQLIMLNVWEAHEKSKRAIIPHCRLLSCLLKNANVISKRSTPRIVPFTDFCRSQLGKGEFAYKETVTHFVLHDMSNRRVHEIAKDVVMGENDGGPNGEEREYDHLGRNGPINPYPGRHPAYRSWNSFQRAMWDRSTMEYEEARQWRSEQRELLQLCVYQQERNYQKLFDYAEQVRHHEDYRAGLNYFENVSRVDYSTLPPWDKDDENLTLPYYPRMPFPSWRSIFAPAQVYDQGESSSNEQHMDPYTTRPLARGVMESFFGPNRGPN from the coding sequence ATGTTAAGTCTGAAGAGATTCTTGTGCAAGAATGGAAAACTGAATTGGATGATTTCCATCATTTTGGGTTGGTTGAAGGATTTTGAACGTTTGGGATGGTTGGCTGCACTAACTTTCAACAACAAGGATAATCCGGAAGTATATCAAGAAGAGATTATTGAGTGGATGTCTACTTTAAGGAAAGTGGAGGGTGATAATCATCCTTGGGACACAAAGTTAATTGGTACAGTGAATAAAACTGAAGTAACAATGTCTATGAAGTCTCTATTGAAGATTGCTCCCTTTGACACTTTACCTCAAGCACAATATGAAACTCATCCGGATAACTACATATGTCTTGATATAAAACAAGCAAAAGGGCCAGAATGGGCTGAAATGTTGGAGACATTGTTTGAAGTTCCACTTGAGCAATTTTCTGAGTCAATGCCTTTGAAGGCGAGTGATTTGAAACCATTGCCTCGATTAATCTCAAAAATTTTTACTTGGAACATTATCTCAAGAAGGAGTGACAAAGCTAAAGTAAGACATTGTGATGTGAGAGTTCTTTACGCACTTGTGACCGGTAAACCAATTTTCCCTTTTCGTCAGTTAATCATGTTAAATGTTTGGGAAGCacatgaaaaatcaaaaagagcCATCATCCCACATTGTCGGTTGTTATCGTGTTTATTGAAGAATGCAAATGTCATCTCTAAAAGAAGTACACCAAGGATCGTGCCTTTCACAGATTTTTGCAGATCGCAATTGGGAAAAGGAGAATTTGCTTATAAGGAAACTGTGACCCATTTTGTTCTACATGATATGAGTAATAGGCGGGTCCATGAGATAGCTAAAGACGTAGTTATGGGGGAGAATGATGGGGGTCCTAACGGTGAAGAAAGAGAGTATGATCATTTAGGGAGAAATGGGCCCATAAATCCATATCCAGGTCGGCATCCCGCATATAGAAGCTGGAATTCATTTCAAAGAGCAATGTGGGATCGAAGTACAATGGAGTATGAAGAAGCGAGACAATGGAGGAGCGAGCAACGGGAATTGCTGCAATTGTGTGTGTACCAACAAGAAAGGAACTATCAAAAGCTCTTTGATTATGCTGAACAGGTTCGTCATCATGAGGACTATCGTGCAGGTTTGAATTACTTCGAGAATGTTTCAAGGGTGGACTATAGCACTCTACCGCCTTGGGATAAGGATGATGAAAACTTGACACTCCCGTATTACCCACGGATGCCATTTCCTAGTTGGAGATCAATATTTGCACCAGCTCAAGTTTATGATCAAGGAGAGAGTTCAAGCAATGAGCAACATATGGATCCGTACACAACTCGGCCTCTTGCGCGTGGTGTTATGGAGTCTTTCTTTGGCCCCAATCGCGGGCCAAACTGA